The Polyangium mundeleinium genome contains the following window.
CCCGTCGAGCTCGATGCGGATCATGCGGCGGGCGCTGGAGGCGATGCAGGTGGAGGGGACGTGGGTCTTCGCGGGCGTGGGGCAGGTGCGCTCGCAGGACCGAGACGCGATCGGGCAAGCCGCCGACTTCCTCCTCCGGCGCGAGGGGATCAAGACGGCGATCACGTTCGGCCTGGTCGAGGGGTGGATCGACGGCTCGCTGCGCACGAACGACGCGTCGCTGGATCCGGCGACGTGGCTGCGCGACGCGTTCGGCATCGGCCCGCTCGGGATGCCCTACGGCGGCGGGCGGCGCGGCAAAGGCGGCTTCCAGATCCCGCTCGGGCCGCTCGCGGCCTGCCCGAACCAGGACGCGCTGTGGCAGGTTGTCCGGGAAATGGTCGAGGACACGATCCGGAAACGGATCGGCACGTCGGACGAAGGCGGCTGAGCGAATCGTCGTCGTCGTCGAAATCGAGGAATCTTGGGAAATCGAGGGGCGTCCGGGTCAAACCGGGCGCCCTTCGTGTCCGCGGGGGACGGCGACGAGGGTCGGCTCGGCGGGCGGTTTGTCCTTGGCGGGCTCGCTGTCCGCGGCGCCGTCGCTGAAGGCGGCCGAGAGCTCGTTCACGAGGGCGAGCGCGTCGAAGGGCTTGGGGAAGACACGGCGGACGTCGAGGCCCATGATGCGCCGGCGGAGCTCGACGTGCGCCGAGACGACGATGATCACGCCCGGCCGCGTCTCGGGGGGTTTGCCGAGCAGCGCCCGAATGACGCCCACGCCGTCGAGGCGCGGCATCATCAAATCGATGACGAGCGCGTCGACACGATGGCGCTCGAGCAGCTTGAGGGCCTCGACGCCGTCGGCGGCGAGCAAGACGTCGAAGTCCGATACGACCAGGAGGTTGCGCATCGAATATCGAATCTCGTCGTCGTCATCGACGATCAGAACGGTTGGTCGCGAGCGCTTTCCCAATTTCGTGCCCCCCACTGGCAATGAACCACTCCGTCCCTAATGAAGCCACCGTCGACGAACGCAAGGTGGTAACCGTGCAGGAGACGACGATCGATTGGACCGAAGTGATCGCGCGGGCGCCCGATGGGGTGGTCTGCGCGGACGAACGTGGGCGGATCGTGTACGCCAATCCCGCGGCAGAGCGTCTCCTCGGGCGCTCGCCCGGAGAGCTCGTCGGAGAGTCGTTCCCCGAGCTCGTGGCGCTTCCCGACGGGGAAGGGCTTCGCTGGGACGAGGCGACGGTCGCGCCGGAGCGAGCCATCGGGCATCGAAAGGACGGGACGAACGTGCCGCTCGAGGTCTCGCTCGTGCCGCCCGGGGGCCACGCGTTCGCGACAGCCTTCGTGCGGGATCTGTCGGCGAGTGATCGGTCGGTCACGACGAAGTTGCTCGCCGCCGAGCGCGAGTCGTTCCTGTCGATGGCCGCGCATCAGCTCCGCGCGCCGATCCAGCCGGTGCTGAACTCGCTACGGACGATCGAGCGCGCGCTCGCCATCGGGACGACGCCGCCCGACGGGACGATGGCGCGCGCGCTGCGGCAGACGCTCCGGCTCGGGCGGCTCGTGGACGCGATCCTGAGCGACGCCGCGGCGATCGAGCGCGGGACGCTGGAAGTGCATGTGTCGCCCTTCGACCTCGCGGTCTTCACGCGCGAGGTGGTGGAGGACTTCCGCCTGGCCGCGCCGTCGCAGCGGCTCGAGTACCACGGGCCCGGCGATGGGGTGCCCGTGACGTCGGATCCGGATCGGGTGCACCAGATCCTGATCAGCCTCATCGACAACGCGATGAAGTACTCGGGGCGGCAGCGCGTGGTGACGGTGGAGGTCGAGGGGACGGAGTCACGCGTGCGGGTGCGCGTGATCGATCAGGGGATCGGGATCCCGGCGGCGGAGCAGGCCAGCGTGTTCGGCAAGTTTTACCGCGGCTCGAACGTGCCGACGTCGGCGAGCGGGCTCGGTGTGGGGCTCTATCTCGCGCAAGGGCTCGCGAAGCGTCTGCACGGCAGCTTGACGGTCGCGAGCGAGGTGGGGCGAGGGAGCGCCTTCTCGCTGGTGCTGCCGAGGCATTGGCCGGAGGGCAAGGGCGTAGCGGCGCCGGCCCAACGAGGGAACCGCGATGAAAGCCGCCCGCCGCATTGAGCCGAGCTACGAGGCGCTCGCGGCCAGGCTCGCCGAGGCCCAGGCGGAGAACACGCGCCTCCGACAGGAAAACGAGTGCTTCGCGCACGAGCGCGCCGAGAGGGAGGCCGCCGAGGAAGAGGCGCGGCTGGAGATGAGGACGTTCTTCGCGCTGATCGCGCATCAGCTCAAGAACCCGCTTCTGCCGCTGGAGGTCTCGCTCATGACGCTCGCGCGGGCGCTCGAGCGAGGGACGAGCGTCCCGCCCGACACGTTCCCGCGGACGATGCGGCAGGCGCGCAGGCTGGGCCGTTTGATCGACGCGTTGCTCGTGGACCTGCCCCGTATCGAGGACGGATCGCTGCACGTGGCGGCGCTCTCGTTCGACCTCCGCGAGCCGGTGCGGCGGGCGGTGGGCGAGGCGCGGCTGATGCTGGAGTCGCGGACGTTCACGCTTCACGAGCCCGCCTCGCCGGTGCGCGTGCGGGGCGACCCGGAGCGGGTGGAGCAGATCGTGGTGTCGCTCGTGGAGAACGCGGTGAAGTACTCGCCGCCCGAGGCGCCGATCTGCGTGCGGGTGATCTCCGAGGACGCGGCAAGCGCGATGGTGGTCGTGGAGGACCGGGGGATCGGCATCCCGGCGCGCGAGCTCGGCCAGGTGTTCACGAAGTTCTATCGGGGTTCCAACGCGCCGAGCTACCTGTATCGCGGGCTGGGTGTAGGTCTGTACCTGGCACACCACTTGGCGACGCTCTGCCGAGGTCGTTTGTCGGTCGAGAGCGTGGAAGGCCAGGGGACGATCTGTCGGCTTTGCATCCCGCTCGA
Protein-coding sequences here:
- a CDS encoding response regulator, with amino-acid sequence MGGTKLGKRSRPTVLIVDDDDEIRYSMRNLLVVSDFDVLLAADGVEALKLLERHRVDALVIDLMMPRLDGVGVIRALLGKPPETRPGVIIVVSAHVELRRRIMGLDVRRVFPKPFDALALVNELSAAFSDGAADSEPAKDKPPAEPTLVAVPRGHEGRPV
- a CDS encoding PAS domain-containing sensor histidine kinase, with amino-acid sequence MQETTIDWTEVIARAPDGVVCADERGRIVYANPAAERLLGRSPGELVGESFPELVALPDGEGLRWDEATVAPERAIGHRKDGTNVPLEVSLVPPGGHAFATAFVRDLSASDRSVTTKLLAAERESFLSMAAHQLRAPIQPVLNSLRTIERALAIGTTPPDGTMARALRQTLRLGRLVDAILSDAAAIERGTLEVHVSPFDLAVFTREVVEDFRLAAPSQRLEYHGPGDGVPVTSDPDRVHQILISLIDNAMKYSGRQRVVTVEVEGTESRVRVRVIDQGIGIPAAEQASVFGKFYRGSNVPTSASGLGVGLYLAQGLAKRLHGSLTVASEVGRGSAFSLVLPRHWPEGKGVAAPAQRGNRDESRPPH
- a CDS encoding sensor histidine kinase; this translates as MKAARRIEPSYEALAARLAEAQAENTRLRQENECFAHERAEREAAEEEARLEMRTFFALIAHQLKNPLLPLEVSLMTLARALERGTSVPPDTFPRTMRQARRLGRLIDALLVDLPRIEDGSLHVAALSFDLREPVRRAVGEARLMLESRTFTLHEPASPVRVRGDPERVEQIVVSLVENAVKYSPPEAPICVRVISEDAASAMVVVEDRGIGIPARELGQVFTKFYRGSNAPSYLYRGLGVGLYLAHHLATLCRGRLSVESVEGQGTICRLCIPLDA